From a region of the Mercurialis annua linkage group LG1-X, ddMerAnnu1.2, whole genome shotgun sequence genome:
- the LOC126677047 gene encoding uncharacterized protein LOC126677047 encodes MEETRNSDIDQCIKKEAPQLAALLKEMKDGLDVVRIKIDALTAKVKANNFPTADGISYLEAKHLLLLGYCQSLVYYLLRKAKGFSVEKHPVVRSLIEIRLFLEKIRPIDKKMEYQIQKLVKDSGRAKEQPSLKEKKSDAPEKSEDLLSYRPNPDMLVSKDNMHGDDSAVYRPPKIAPAIMDEDKTSKHERNALRRRKDIMRRGNEGLMKEMIDDMEGRPLEVQENHGNDSREFIKYQQQWEERARQEEDLFTRAPITKMEKKKEKQFKKLKDGLSALTDDFYEEIKTLPLEDDDDGDQMPRFNNKSSGKLKKRKRRN; translated from the exons aTGGAGGAGACGAGAAATTCTGATATTGATCAATGCATAAAAAA GGAAGCTCCTCAATTAGCTGCActtttaaaagaaatgaaagatggGTTAGATGTAGTGAGGATTAAAATTGATGCTTTAACAGCTAAG gtGAAAGCAAATAATTTCCCAACTGCAGATGGGATAAGCTATTTGGAGGCGAAACATCTATTGCTGCTAGGGTATTGCCAGTCgcttgtttattatttgctCCGTAAGGCTAAAGGTTTTTCTGTAGAGAAACATCCTGTAGTTCGGAGTCTCATAGAGATACGGTTATTTTTGGAGAAG ATTCGACCAATTGACAAAAAAATGGAATATCAAATTCAAAAGCTTGTAAAGGATAGCGGACGTGCTAAAGAGCAGCCAAGTCTGAAGGAAAAGAAATCCGACGCACCGGAAAAATCAGAAGATTTGTTGAGTTATCGTCCTAATCCAGATATGCTTGTCAGCAAAGACAATATGCATGGG GATGATAGTGCTGTGTATCGCCCACCTAAAATTGCCCCTGCAATCATGGACGAGGATAAGACATCAAAACACGAAAGAAATGCCTTGAGAAGACGGAAAGATATTATGCGGAGAGGCAACGAAGGTCTCATGAAAGAGATGATAGATGATATGGAAGGGAGACCCTTAGAG GTTCAAGAAAATCACGGAAATGATAGTAGGGAATTCATTAAATATCAGCAACAATGGGAAGAACGTGCCCGGCAAGAAGAGGATCTCTTTACTCGTGCTCCTATCACAAAGATGGAGaagaaaaaggagaaacaattCAAGAAGTTGAAAGATGG GCTATCTGCTTTGACTGATGATTTCTATGAAGAAATCAAAACATTACCCCTggaggatgatgatgatggtgatcAAATGCCGCGCTTCAATAACAAAAGCAGTGGAAAACTAAAGAAGCGGAAG AGACGAAATTGA